AGGTCATTCGCGATGCGCTGCGACTCAAGATGCAGGCTGACGAAATCTACGCGGCCAAGCTGGAGGCGTTGCGGCGGGACATTGATTTGGCGGGCGAGCAGGTGCGTGCCGGAGAGACCGTGCCGTTTGATCTGGAGACCTTCTTGAGCCGGCCGCATCGGGCCGATGGCTAACGTTCGACTGTCCAAGTTGGCCTATCAAGACCTGGAGCAAATCGACGCCTACACGGTAACACGCTGGGGCCTGCACCAAGCCGACCGCTATGTGAGGGAGTTGTCGGATCGCTTTGTCCAACTCGCCGATAATCCAGAGCTTGGCCGGGCACGCGATGAGCTCAGAGAAGGCGTGCGATCACTGCCTGCCGACAAGCACATCATTTTCTACAAATGCCTGGATGGCGACGTCTTTGTATTGCGCATCTTGCATCATCGACGCGATCCGGCGTCGGCGCTAGACATGCCTGGGACAAACGCGTGACCCGTGTGCCACGACGCGACCTTACGCAAGCGAGAACACGCTCCATCACGCG
This DNA window, taken from Pseudomonadota bacterium, encodes the following:
- a CDS encoding type II toxin-antitoxin system RelE/ParE family toxin, whose translation is MANVRLSKLAYQDLEQIDAYTVTRWGLHQADRYVRELSDRFVQLADNPELGRARDELREGVRSLPADKHIIFYKCLDGDVFVLRILHHRRDPASALDMPGTNA
- a CDS encoding type II toxin-antitoxin system ParD family antitoxin, giving the protein MNIHLGDTFERYVRTQLAGGRYNNASEVIRDALRLKMQADEIYAAKLEALRRDIDLAGEQVRAGETVPFDLETFLSRPHRADG